A part of Acropora palmata chromosome 8, jaAcrPala1.3, whole genome shotgun sequence genomic DNA contains:
- the LOC141888848 gene encoding uncharacterized protein LOC141888848: MWSENSDQESTTAPILESAIIRSGEDHFVVKLLTSSNAPASSGNEVVAKLLSPAVSISSSSGILLGHVPFQGLRKIEPKPTESENNCQNLNEADSQANAVGRFLGTKATRRGVKTCPTCRKKIGYRSKQCKYCSPCKLKRKPKIDKNAESRKGCDTVVDEGIVEVIDVETEVLTSRTAEVASSSTAEGTSGKVTGDPESVTVERFEQDSQQNISSMESVNSGVPQGNNSELAAGKRNYHTSLQDLIQTLLVQNQTNSVYVVPESEMPDNKIEPENVDSARQEEQVEDHSKVSQDEEGGMGVTTDSVGNTENMCDANSVALFLGHLAQQNGKKMRPALDPVRDNAQSTRDTTDMVVCKTKYTLGEDDMSSPLKYRRIRPKSVDEGSSLVEIRLSMDSELEREAVVEGVMQETKPIESQFRMLPGNATKRGVMACQNCQSLIGCRSKVCKFCNFLINENNPPFSRSKKHKLQAVQLQTPFNSILTVFSVRRSKVGPDHRCFVWHKRIDPDNRLKDVYSCDHPPCVTAREVGNKQMTFLCEHAKMCCGFGTTTHSRVVELNQDKLSSEFITAQVLDSLKELNIQCMNKGVPLVQSVSERTFVVVDQVENDQDSFLSADLIGFVHVRFERNKVAGGWRTQVFCSGRSCMAWNPVFSCCVSSKGDSAPTLFRSITCIHYSACLWAILSDEKLELEFNSFIEGAKVKLKNT, translated from the exons CACTTCGTAGTTAAATTGCTGACAAGCAGCAATGCGCCTGCTTCAAGTGGAAACGAAGTTGTGGCTAAGCTTTTGTCACCCGCCGTCAGCATTTCATCTTCTTCTGGCATATTGCTGGGCCATGTTCCCTTCCAGGGCTTAAGAAAAATAGAACCAAAGCCTACGGAATCCGAAAATAATTGTCAGAATTTGAATGAAGCTGATAGTCAGGCAAATGCTGTTGGCAG ATTTTTGGGTACAAAAGCAACAAGAAGGGGTGTGAAAACATGCCCCACCTGTAGAAAGAAGATTGGCTATCGTTCCAAACAATGCAAATATTGTTCTCCttgtaagcttaaaagaaaaccCAAGATTGACAAAAATGCAGAGTCTAGAAAAGGCTGTGATACAGTGGTGGATGAGGGTATTGTAGAAGTGATTGATGTTGAAACAGAGGTATTGACATCAAGGACTGCAGAAGTAGCATCTTCATCAACAGCAGAAGGTACTTCTGGCAAAGTCACTGGAGACCCTGAGTCTGTAACTGTGGAAAGATTTGAACAGGATTCTCAACAGAATATTAGTTCCATGGAGAGTGTGAATTCAGGAGTGCCTCAAGGAAATAATAGTGAGCTTGCAGCAGGAAAAAGGAATTACCATACAAGTCTTCAAGATCTGATTCAAACTCTGTTAGTGCAAAACCAAACCAACAGTGTGTATGTTGTACCTGAATCCGAGATGCCCGACAATAAAATAGAACCAGAGAATGTAGATTCTGCTCGGCAGGAAGAACAGGTTGAGGATCACAGCAAAGTGTCGCAGGATGAGGAGGGTGGTATGGGGGTAACAACTGACTCAGTAGGGAATACAGAGAATATGTGTGATGCTAATTCAGTTGCCCTGTTCTTGGGACATCTTGCACAACagaatgggaaaaaaatgagaCCTGCTCTAGACCCAGTGAGAGACAATGCTCAGTCTACCAGAGATACAACTGATATGGTGGTATGTAAAACTAAGTATACTCTAGGCGAGGATGACATGTCAAGTCCATTGAAATACCGTAGAATTAGACCAAAATCGGTGGATGAAGGTTCATCTTTGGTGGAAATCCGCTTGAGTATGGATTCTGAATTGGAAAGAGAGGCAGTCGTGGAAGGTGTTATGCAAGAGACAAAGCCCATAGAATCACAATTCAG aatgCTTCCTGGTAATGCAACTAAGCGTGGTGTGATGGCTTGTCAGAACTGCCAAAGTCTCATCGGGTGCCGCTCCAAGGTGTGCAAATTTTGTAACTTCCtgataaatgaaaacaatccTCCATTCAGTCGGAGTAAGAAACACAAATTACAAGCAGTCCAGCTTCAAACCCCTTTTAATTCAATATTGACTGTGTTTTCGGTCCGAAGAAGCAAAGTGGGTCCAGACCATAGGTGTTTTGTGTGGCATAAACGCATTGATCCAGACAATAGACTGAAAGATGTGTATTCCTGTGATCACCCTCCGTGTGTCACTGCAAGGGAAGTGGGCAACAAGCAAATGACATTCTTGTGTGAACATGCCAAAATGTGCTGTGGATTTGGGACAACAACCCACTCAAGAGTGGTGGAACTTAACCAGGATAAACTGTCAAGTGAATTCATAACTGCACAGGTGTTAGACTCATTGAAAGAACTGAACATACAGTGTATGAACAAGGGTGTGCCTTTGGTACAAAGTGTATCTGAGAGGACTTTTGTGGTTGTTgatcaagttgaaaatgatcaaGACAGCTTTTTATCAGCCGATCTTATAGGTTTTGTTCATGTACGGtttgaaagaaacaaagttGCTGGCGGCTGGCGAACTCAGGTGTTTTGTTCTGGGAGGTCATGCATGGCTTGGAACCCTGTGTTTAGTTGTTGTGTTAGTAGTAAGGGCGACTCAGCACCTACCCTGTTCCGCTCAATCACTTGCATTCACTACTCTGCGTGTTTGTGGGCAATACTGTCAGACGAAAAGCTTGAACTTGAATTCAACTCTTTCATTGAAGGTGCAAAAGTTAAGCTGAAAAACACTTAA